GGGGGCGATCGAGCAGCTGTGCTTGAATCAGTTTGGGCCGATTTTTGGCTCATCGTGGAAATTGAGTGCGATGTTATTTACGCTGATACTGGGGGGCTTTGTGGCCTTGGTTGAGGCGGGTGGCGGTTTGCAGGGCTTAGTCAGGCGCTTGTTAGGCTCGGAGCGGGCTGCGCATCGACGGATGCAAATGACGGTTTTTGGATTTGGGCTGCTGGTGTTTTTCGATGGCTTAGCCAATGTGATGCTGATTGGGCGGCTCCTAAGGTCTGCGGCGGATCGCTGCGGGGTCTCGCGTGAGAAGCTGGCCTATCTGGCCGATACCACCGGTTCGGCGGTGGCATGTCTGGCGTTTATTTCGACCTGGATCGCATTTCAACTTTCGATGATCCGCGAGGGCTTCGCCTTGGCCGGACGGGAAGATGTGAGCGCGTATGGGTATTTTTTTCGATCCTTACCGACGAATTACTATTGCTGGTTTGCGCTGATTTTGGCGCTGGTGTGTGTCTGGAGAGGATTTAATCCCGGGCCGATGGGGGCCGTGGAGCGCACGGCCCGGGAGTCGATGACGTCGGGGGCGGATCGCTCGTCGGAGCTGCACGCGAGTCATTGGGGGCTGGCGATTGTTCCGATTGCCGGGCTGACGTTTTCGATTCCAGTGCTGACGTATGTGATTGGTTCGGAGACTTTGTGGCCGTTTAGTCTGAGCAAGTTTGCGGCGGCCTATGGAAGTGCAGAGCGGTATGTGCCACAGATATTAGTGGCGTCGAGTCTGCTGGCATCATTCGTTGCGGCGGTGACGTATGCGATGGCACTGCGTGCGCGGGCTGAGCAAGACCCGTCGTTGTTACATGGTGTCGCGCCTCGTCGGCGGTCTGCGGAGTCGGCGAGTTGTATTTTTATACAAGGCGTGCGCGAGATTTCGGTGCCTGTATTGATATTGGTGGCAGCATGGATGCTGGGAGCTGCGATTAGTCAGTTGGGCACGGCTACGTGGCTATGTGAATGTCTGCAGGGCTGGCTGCCGTTGGCTCTTTTGCCGGCTGGCACTTTTGTCCTGGGAGCTGCGATTTCATTCTCGACTGGCACTTCGTGGGGGACGATGGGCGTCTTGATGCCGTTGGCGATACCTGTGATTTATTCTTTAACGGCAGGCGAGCTCGATTTGGAACGTGATCGCTTGGTGGTGGCTGCGATTGGAGCGGTGTTTAGTGGGGCGGTTTTTGGGGATCACTGTAGTCCCTTTTCGGATACCACGATTGTGGCTTCGATTGCTGCGGGGGTAGAGCCGGTGAATCATGTGTGGACACAATTACCCTTTGCTTTGATTGCGGGAGCTGTGGCTTTGGTGTGCGGCTTTATTCCTTTGGGCTTCGGTCTGCCAGCGCTTGTTTGCTGCGGGGCGGGCGCGCTGGTGCTTGGCTGTTTGCCTCGTGTTTGGAAAAGATCGTGTATAGGCTGAAACAAATGTGTGACTAAGTTGTCTTCTCGATTGCCCTTACTCTCGAGGGCGGATAACTCCCTATGATACATGCGCGTTGATTCACATATGCACACTCCACTCTGCGGCCATGCCGTGGGTGAACCTATAGAATATGCTGCGATGGCGGCTGAGGTCGGGATTGATATAATCACGATCACTTGTCACATCCCGATGCGTTGGGAGGCTTTTGGGCAAGCAGGTATTCGCATGCACCGTGAGCAACTTGACGATTATGTGAAACTAGTCAAAGACACTGCGGAGCAAGCTAAGTCGTTTGGGGTTGAAGTGCTTTGCGGCATTGAGGCTGAAGTGTATCCAGATGAGGCTGAACTGGAGCCGATGGATGAGATTCTGGCGGCTTATGACTTTGACTTCGTGCTTGGGTCGTTGCATGCGCAATGCCGCAGTTATATTGAATGGCTAGCTAAGAATAAGGTGAAAAGTGATGCGATGAAGATCGATAGTTACTTCCGCCACCTTAAAGATGGTGTGCAGTCGGGGCGTTACGATAGTATGTCGCACCCGGATGTGATACGCACTTACGGCGTGGTCCGACATTTCAATCCTGCGGAGCACGAAGAGGTGATTCGCGAGTTTTTGCAGGCGGTTGTCGACGAAGATATTTGTATGGAGGTGAACACCAGTGGCCTGACCAAGGGGGCCTACGAAGTGCATCCGGATCCATTGATTCTCGATTGGGCGGGTGAGATGGGTGTGAAGCTCACGATCGGCTCCGACTCGCATCGGCCCACATCTGTAGGGCAATATTTCGAGATTATACAGCCTATGCTACGCGAGAAGGGCTTTAAGGATTTACACTATTTCCGTGGTCGCCAGCGGCAACGAATCGACATGCCTGCTGGGAGGAAGTTGAAGACTGGCTCTGTGTCGTGACGCTGCGAGCTGGCTGGGGCGCGTTGCTAGATTTCCTGACAGTCGATGAGTGCGCCAAGGAATACGAGTTCAGTCTCTCCTGTATTGCGGATCGCTTGTGATTCGCCGCTGCGTGTGATTTGCAGGGTGCCGGGAGTGAACGGATGCTCGCTGCCGTTGTCGACGACTATACCAGTGCCGGAGATACAGTAGTAAAAGTCCTCTTCGTCTTGATGCGAGTGCTCGCCGACACTTGCGCCGGGTTCGAGACGGACGACGCCGACGCTCTTGATGGCGCTGCCTGGAAAGAGATCGATGAGCTTGTGGGCGCTTACGCTGCCGTTGCCGCCGCGTACACCTTCGGCGATTTCGGGGATTACATCATGTACGTTCTTAATCATGCGGTGAATCTAATGGTTCTGATTGCTGAATCAAGTCTTTGCTAATCATTCGTCGGATTCAATATGCGCTGAGCGCGTTCGGCGACGGTCTCGCCTTGTTGGGAGAACGGGGCATTGCGCATGGGTTGTTTGTCGCGGTCGCGCTGCCGGGGGCTCTCTTTATCATAGGTATAGATCGTGACTTTGGGGGGGCGGTAGTAATAGCGCGGATTGGTAATCACCGGGTCGGTGTAATAGCGGAGCCCATAGTTTGCGCTGCGCCGCTGGTTTTCGGTTTCTTTGCGTAATTTTTCGGCCTCCAGGCGTGCGGCTGCGGCTTCTTTTTCGGCTTGAGCGACGCGTGCTTCCAGTTCCGCAATTTTTTGTTGGCTACGCAGTTCTTCTAATTCGGTTTGATAGCTGGCCAGGGCAGTGGCGATTTGTTCGGAGACATCCACTGAGGGGTAGCGAATTTGAAAGCTGCGCCAATAGTCCACTCGATCCTTGGCGGGCAGGGCTGTGAAGGCGCGGCTGGTCATTTTTTCACTGCGAATGGCTTCGCCTTCTTGGGTGCGTGCGGCTCGGCGGCGCTCTTGGTCGAGCACCCATTTTTCACGTTCGAGGCGCAGGCGTTCTTGATCGGCCTCAAATTCTGCTTCGCTCATGAGTTCGACCTCGGTGACGAGACCGTGTTTCAGAGTAATTTCCCCTTGGGGATAGAGCAGTAGGGCTTTTTCTCGCAACTCGATCGTCCCGATGGGCTTGCCCAACTTCTCGATGACTTGTTCGGTGCTGTGCCCTGTTTGAATGGGGCTGGCTGTTAAGGATAGGGATAGGCACAGCAGCAGCGGCAGGGCGAGCAATGGGGGAGATTTCATGATGTCATGAATATAGTGGGGCGGTCTTTAAAGGCAAACACACACAGAAGTTCAAAATTTGGTTGAGAATCGGCTGAGGCGCTCCATCTTCTGCGTTTTTACAAATTTAAGACCACTTTATACTATGGAAGACGTCATCATCTTAGGCACCGGCTGCGCCGGACTCACTGCGGCCATTTACACTGGGCGTGCACAGTTGAATCCTCTTGTGCTAGAAGGCGCACAGCCAGGCGGGCAGCTCACCACGACCTCTGAGGTTGAGAATTTTCCTGGTTTTCCAGAGGGCATCGATGGCTACACCATGATGGACAACTTGCGTAAACAAGCGGCACGTTTCGGTGCGCGCTATGAGCACGCTAAAGTGGATAAGATTGAAATCGTCGATGGTGTCAAAAAGCTCTATGCGGGCGATAAGGTGCTGGAAGCCAAGACTGTGATCGTAGCGACAGGCGCACGTCCGCGCCTGCTCGGTATCCCCGGGGAGACCGAGATGTTTGGAGGCAAGGGAGTGACGACATGTGCGACTTGCGATGGCGCTTTCTACCGGGATATGGATGTTGTGGTCGTCGGCGGCGGCGATTCCGCGGCTGAAGAGGCGCTGTTTTTGACTCGTTTTTGCTCTAAGGTGACACTGGTGCACCGTCGCGACGAGTTACGTGCCTCACAGATTATGTCGGACCGTGCGACTTCGCATGATAAGATCGAAATGGCATGGAATTCAGCGCCGACAGAGATTTTAGCGGATGAGAAAGGCTTTACACGTGCGATTCGCGTTAAAGATACCCAGACCGGTGAGGAGCGTGAAATTCCATGTAAGGGGGTTTTTATCGCGATCGGACATATCCCCAATACGGATTTTGTGGAAGGCTTGCTAGAGCGTGATGGTGATGGATATATCGTTCCTGAGCTAGGCAGCCAAGTGAAGACCAAGTATGAAGGCTTCTTTGCCGCGGGCGACTGTGTCGACCATGTGTATCGTCAAGCGATCACGGCTGCTGGAATGGGCTGTCAAGCTGCCATCGAGGCGGAACGCTGGTTAGCGGAACAGGAGTAGAATGGACCTTTCCGACCTCAGGCAGAGTTACACGAAGGGAAGTTTCAGCGAGCGCGATTTGCTGGACTCGCCCTTTGAGCAGTTTGAGAAGTGGTTTCGCGAAGCCGAAAAATGTGACTTGGAGGAGCCCAATGCGATGTGCTTGGCCACGGCGGATGCAAATGGTCTGCCGAGCACGCGGGTGGTCTTGTTGAAGGACTTTTCCGAGAAAGGGCTGACCTTTTACACCAATTATCAGAGTCGAAAGGCCGCGCAGCTGGAAGCCAATCCACAGGCGGCGGCCAACTTTTTGTGGCTACCTTTGCAGCGGCAGGTCAACGTGATCGGGCGGGTTGAGCGTATTTCTAAGGCGGAGTCCCTGAAGTATTTTTTGAGCCGCCCCTTTGGGAGCCAATTGGGCGCATGGGCTTCGCCGCAGAGTCAGGTGATCACTTCGCGCAGTATTTTGGAGCAGAAGTTGGATCAGATGAAACGGAAGTTTGCGGAGGGTAAGGTGCCACTGCCTGATAATTGGGGTGGCTATCGTATCGTGCCCGAGTCCTTTGAGTTCTGGCAGGGGCGTGTGAGTCGTCTGCATGACCGTTTTATCTATAAGCGTGACGAGGCTGGCCAGTGGGTGGCTAAGCGCTTGGCGCCGTAGTTGTCAAATTACCGAACGCACGATGGTGGACGAAAATACAGAGATTGATGTCAAGATGGAGAGCTTGATTGCGCGCGGGCACATCAAGCCAATCTCTGAAGAGTTGAAAAACTGGGCGATTCCAGAGGTTGCCGACTATATTTTACGTCTGGATAAGCCACATCAGATCTTGGTCTATCGTGCGCTCCCGCGTGATCGAGCGGCCGCTGTCTTTGCGTATTTTGAGCCGGAAGATCAGGATGCATTTCTAGAGGCGCTGACAGATGCGGATACGCGGGTGTTGCTGGCCGATTTGAGTCCCGACGATCGCACTGCGATGTTAGAAGAGCTGCCTGCTACGGTGACTCGCCGCTTGATGCAATTGCTCAGTCCAGAAGACTTGGAGGAGTCGCGCCAGCTGTTGGGCTATCCGGAAGAAAGTGTGGGGCGTTTGATGACGCCGGACATATTCGTATCCGCGCGGAGTGGACTTGTGATCATGCGCTGGCTCATATTCGAAAATATGGTCGGGATAGTGAGATCTTTAATATTTTGTATGTCACTGATAGCAACGGACTGTTGATCGACATTGTGCGAATGCGCCGCCTGATCATGGTGCCGCCTACGACGATTATATCGGAGATGCTGAATTATCAGTTCGTGTGCTTATCGGCTTATGACGACCGCGAAGTCGCGGTGGAGCAGATTCAGCGCTATGATGTGAATGCGCTGCCGGTAGTGGACTCCGAGGGGGTGCTGGTCGGTATTGTGACGGTTGACGACATTATGGACGTGGCCGAAGAAGAGGCGACGGAAGACTTCCATAAGGGGGCGGCGGTGACTCCTCTGGAGATGAACTATACCGCGGCTGCACCGGCGGTCTTGTTTAAGAAGCGCATAGGTTGGCTTGTGATTTTGATCTTTGTCAATCTGCTGTCTGCGGCAGTTATTTCGAGCTATCAAGAGTATCTACAGGCTTATGTCGCCTTAGTGTTGTTTATGCCTCTGTTGATTGCCAGTGGAGGAAATACTGGGGCCCAATCCGCCACTCTGATGGTGCGTGCGCTCTCGACGGGCGACTTGAAACTCGACGGGTGGTGGCAGGCTCTGGGCAAAGAGATTTTTGTGGGGCTGATGCTTGGCGCTGCGATGGGCGGGCTTACTTGGTTACTCGGGATTTATCGCAGTGGGATTGATGTCGCTATGGTGGTGGGATTGAGTATGTTGAGCATTGTGGTGGTGGCCAACCTGCTTGGAGTGTTACTTCCATTTACTCTGAGTAAATTCAAACTCGACCCTGCAGTGGCCAGTAGCCCGCTGATTACTTCGGTGATGGATGCGATTGGCCTCAGCATTTACTTTTCGATCGCAGTAGCGATTTTAACATAATTACTTTACAGATTTACGCTATGGCAGAAAATTTCAAATCACTGGGCGTGCGCGCTGATCTCATCCAAGGCCTCGATGGGCTCGGTATTCAAACGCCCACACCTGTGCAAAGCGCAGCAATACCCTTTTTGATTAATGAAGGGAGCGATCTCATCGCACAGGCGCAGACTGGCACAGGGAAAACTGCGGCCTTTGGTGTACCACTTTTGATGAAGGTGGACCCGGCGGTGGATAAGATCCAAGGCTTGATCATAGCGCCCACGCGCGAACTGGCCAAGCAGATCGGCAAAGAGCTTTTTCGTTTTACCAAGTTTTGTGATCCCAAGATTTTCGTCGAGGTGGCCGCAGGCGGTGATAAAATCGAGGAGCAAATCCAGCGCTTAAGTCGTCCGACTCCCATTTTAGTCGCCACTCCTGGCCGCTTAATGGATCTGCTCAAGGCCGGGCTGCAACTGGATGGTGTGCGCTATCTCGTGCTTGATGAGGCAGACGAAATGCTGAGCATGGGCTTTCAGCAAGAGCTGTCCGCCATTTTTAAGGCGACTCCAAATCGGCAAGCGACGTGGCTCTTTTCGGCAACTTTCCAGAAGCGGGTGCAGGGACTGATCGCAGACCACATGTCGGGCAATGCGCATCGCGTGCAAGTGGAGCCCAAGCAAATCGTTAATCGTAATATTGATCATCAGTTTGCGATCTGTGCACGTGAGGAGAAGGATGCCTTTATTATCAATTACCTGAAAGCGCAGGGCAGTGCGCGTGGACTCATTTTTTGCCGTACCCGTGCGGGGGCGATTCGTATGGGGGAAGAGTTGGAAAAGGCCGGCCTCTCGGTTGGTGTGATTCAAGGAGACCTCAGCCAGCGTGATCGTGATAAGGTGATGCGCGCCTTTAAGAAGGAGCGCGTCCAATTCCTGATTGCGACCGATGTGGCAGCCCGCGGCATCGATGTCGAAGGTCTGTCGTTCGTGATCCAACATCAGCTGCCCGATGCGATTCAATACTACACGCATCGCAGCGGACGCACCGCGCGTGCCGGAAAGACCGGCGTTTCTTTAACTCTGATCGAGCCCAGTGAGCGCGGCCAAATCACTAAGCTGGAGCAATCTCTTGGGCTGAACTTTAGTTTGGTCGAGTAGCACTTTGTGTCAGCTGACAGTTTGTCGTTAGCGATTGAAAAGGTTTGCTATCTAGTTGATCTAACGTAGTGTTATGGCGTGATCTTGTTTCTGATATGATGTTCAGGCAGGACGTTTTTATCACGCGTTCTTCGTCTCGTTCCGGTTTTTCGCTGGTCGAGATTGCGGTTGTTGCCGGAATTATTGGTTTGTTAGCTGTAATGGCGATCCCTGCTTTTCAACAGGCTCGCATCAATAGTTATGCCAGTCAGTTGGCGAATGATTTTCGCTCGTTTGCGGGTGCATTTGAAATTTGTGCGCTCGAGCTGGGGAAATGGCCGGCGGATGGAGATGGGAATGGATTACCTGTTGAGGCGGAGCCTTATTTGGAGGGTACTTCCTGGTATCGAGTCCCTCCGAACGCCGGCATTTGGGATTGGAAGTTGAATAGCTCTGGAGTGGTCGCGTCGGTGGGTCTATCCGGTGGTAACGGTGGACTCGATGTCGAAGTGTTCGAAAGATTGGATGAGATTTTGGACGATGGTAATCTGGCCACGGGCGTTTTTCGTCAATCGGGTGAGCGCTACCTGTATGTTTTACAGCAGTAGTTGTGTCGGGCTCCGCGAAATTTTATTGGATATTCACATTTGATTGCATGAGTAAATCGGCCTTGCTCCTAGCTCTGAGGGGCTTTGACTCAAGTGATGGCACGACGCAGTAATCTAGATTTCGAACTGAGCTTTTTCGAGAGCCTGCACCGGCGTATGCCTAAAGATATACAGGTCGCATCGATCCTTGCGCATATTTATACTCAGGTGGGGCGTATCGACGCAGGTTTGAAGATGGACCGAAAGTTGGTTCGTTTAGACCCTGAAGATCCCACCGCACACTATAATTTGGCCTGTAGTCTGAGCCTGAAAGGCCGGAATTCGGAAGCGCTCGAGGTCTTACGTACCGCGATTTCTCTGGGCTACAAAGATTTTCATTGGATGCAGCATGATCCCGACCTCGGTGCACTCCACGAGTATGCTGGATTTAGGTGCTTATTGAGTGATTTGGGGATTGGCTAATCATCGGTGATATTATCTCATAGTCGGGATCATGCACCCGCACCAATCGATCGGTCTTCATAAAAAAACGTTAAGTGGCTTTATTTGGAGTCAAGAGCGCTCGCTCCGCACTTATATGGTCTGGCGTATTATCAGCGTGCTGGCGATTACTCCTTTTCCTGTGTTGTCGCAGCGCATTGTGGACGTTGCGATTCCTGAGAACGATCTTTGGGGGGTTGTTTATTACACCGCTCTATCCTTGGGCCTGCTGGTTGTGCATTTTGTTTCGATGCGAATCGCGGTTAAGAATTTATCCACCCAGTCGCAGGAGATCTTTCGCA
The nucleotide sequence above comes from Coraliomargarita algicola. Encoded proteins:
- a CDS encoding Na+/H+ antiporter NhaC family protein encodes the protein MGITITATVTTLVGSFILAGLDAAWCVLWPSLAALVVVLVSRSALVGLLVGAVCGAILLSEGSMLGAIEQLCLNQFGPIFGSSWKLSAMLFTLILGGFVALVEAGGGLQGLVRRLLGSERAAHRRMQMTVFGFGLLVFFDGLANVMLIGRLLRSAADRCGVSREKLAYLADTTGSAVACLAFISTWIAFQLSMIREGFALAGREDVSAYGYFFRSLPTNYYCWFALILALVCVWRGFNPGPMGAVERTARESMTSGADRSSELHASHWGLAIVPIAGLTFSIPVLTYVIGSETLWPFSLSKFAAAYGSAERYVPQILVASSLLASFVAAVTYAMALRARAEQDPSLLHGVAPRRRSAESASCIFIQGVREISVPVLILVAAWMLGAAISQLGTATWLCECLQGWLPLALLPAGTFVLGAAISFSTGTSWGTMGVLMPLAIPVIYSLTAGELDLERDRLVVAAIGAVFSGAVFGDHCSPFSDTTIVASIAAGVEPVNHVWTQLPFALIAGAVALVCGFIPLGFGLPALVCCGAGALVLGCLPRVWKRSCIG
- a CDS encoding histidinol-phosphatase, coding for MHTPLCGHAVGEPIEYAAMAAEVGIDIITITCHIPMRWEAFGQAGIRMHREQLDDYVKLVKDTAEQAKSFGVEVLCGIEAEVYPDEAELEPMDEILAAYDFDFVLGSLHAQCRSYIEWLAKNKVKSDAMKIDSYFRHLKDGVQSGRYDSMSHPDVIRTYGVVRHFNPAEHEEVIREFLQAVVDEDICMEVNTSGLTKGAYEVHPDPLILDWAGEMGVKLTIGSDSHRPTSVGQYFEIIQPMLREKGFKDLHYFRGRQRQRIDMPAGRKLKTGSVS
- a CDS encoding cupin domain-containing protein is translated as MIKNVHDVIPEIAEGVRGGNGSVSAHKLIDLFPGSAIKSVGVVRLEPGASVGEHSHQDEEDFYYCISGTGIVVDNGSEHPFTPGTLQITRSGESQAIRNTGETELVFLGALIDCQEI
- the trxB gene encoding thioredoxin-disulfide reductase; the encoded protein is MEDVIILGTGCAGLTAAIYTGRAQLNPLVLEGAQPGGQLTTTSEVENFPGFPEGIDGYTMMDNLRKQAARFGARYEHAKVDKIEIVDGVKKLYAGDKVLEAKTVIVATGARPRLLGIPGETEMFGGKGVTTCATCDGAFYRDMDVVVVGGGDSAAEEALFLTRFCSKVTLVHRRDELRASQIMSDRATSHDKIEMAWNSAPTEILADEKGFTRAIRVKDTQTGEEREIPCKGVFIAIGHIPNTDFVEGLLERDGDGYIVPELGSQVKTKYEGFFAAGDCVDHVYRQAITAAGMGCQAAIEAERWLAEQE
- the pdxH gene encoding pyridoxamine 5'-phosphate oxidase; protein product: MDLSDLRQSYTKGSFSERDLLDSPFEQFEKWFREAEKCDLEEPNAMCLATADANGLPSTRVVLLKDFSEKGLTFYTNYQSRKAAQLEANPQAAANFLWLPLQRQVNVIGRVERISKAESLKYFLSRPFGSQLGAWASPQSQVITSRSILEQKLDQMKRKFAEGKVPLPDNWGGYRIVPESFEFWQGRVSRLHDRFIYKRDEAGQWVAKRLAP
- a CDS encoding magnesium transporter MgtE N-terminal domain-containing protein yields the protein MVDENTEIDVKMESLIARGHIKPISEELKNWAIPEVADYILRLDKPHQILVYRALPRDRAAAVFAYFEPEDQDAFLEALTDADTRVLLADLSPDDRTAMLEELPATVTRRLMQLLSPEDLEESRQLLGYPEESVGRLMTPDIFVSARSGLVIMRWLIFENMVGIVRSLIFCMSLIATDC
- the mgtE gene encoding magnesium transporter, encoding MRKYGRDSEIFNILYVTDSNGLLIDIVRMRRLIMVPPTTIISEMLNYQFVCLSAYDDREVAVEQIQRYDVNALPVVDSEGVLVGIVTVDDIMDVAEEEATEDFHKGAAVTPLEMNYTAAAPAVLFKKRIGWLVILIFVNLLSAAVISSYQEYLQAYVALVLFMPLLIASGGNTGAQSATLMVRALSTGDLKLDGWWQALGKEIFVGLMLGAAMGGLTWLLGIYRSGIDVAMVVGLSMLSIVVVANLLGVLLPFTLSKFKLDPAVASSPLITSVMDAIGLSIYFSIAVAILT
- a CDS encoding DEAD/DEAH box helicase; protein product: MAENFKSLGVRADLIQGLDGLGIQTPTPVQSAAIPFLINEGSDLIAQAQTGTGKTAAFGVPLLMKVDPAVDKIQGLIIAPTRELAKQIGKELFRFTKFCDPKIFVEVAAGGDKIEEQIQRLSRPTPILVATPGRLMDLLKAGLQLDGVRYLVLDEADEMLSMGFQQELSAIFKATPNRQATWLFSATFQKRVQGLIADHMSGNAHRVQVEPKQIVNRNIDHQFAICAREEKDAFIINYLKAQGSARGLIFCRTRAGAIRMGEELEKAGLSVGVIQGDLSQRDRDKVMRAFKKERVQFLIATDVAARGIDVEGLSFVIQHQLPDAIQYYTHRSGRTARAGKTGVSLTLIEPSERGQITKLEQSLGLNFSLVE
- a CDS encoding type II secretion system protein; this encodes MMFRQDVFITRSSSRSGFSLVEIAVVAGIIGLLAVMAIPAFQQARINSYASQLANDFRSFAGAFEICALELGKWPADGDGNGLPVEAEPYLEGTSWYRVPPNAGIWDWKLNSSGVVASVGLSGGNGGLDVEVFERLDEILDDGNLATGVFRQSGERYLYVLQQ
- a CDS encoding tetratricopeptide repeat protein yields the protein MARRSNLDFELSFFESLHRRMPKDIQVASILAHIYTQVGRIDAGLKMDRKLVRLDPEDPTAHYNLACSLSLKGRNSEALEVLRTAISLGYKDFHWMQHDPDLGALHEYAGFRCLLSDLGIG